The Gossypium hirsutum isolate 1008001.06 chromosome D02, Gossypium_hirsutum_v2.1, whole genome shotgun sequence region ACTTTATTTCAAGAGATCAATTTTTCAACTTTAGGTAAAGTTCTATGCCTATATCCTCCAAGTccaaccaaaattaaaaattatatatttaaaaaaaaaagaaaaaaaaagcattgAGGCTTTAACACAGTGCAGAAATTTGAATTCCACACCACTCAAAATTTACTTCATCttgaatattttataaatgtatggGTTAATACATTGTTTCGTACATGAGTTTAGTTTGGacgttcaatttggtacctaaatcaAACAACATCACGTGGCTGAATGAATATTTGGAACAAACGTAACTCAAGTATAAAATTGAAAGGGTTTGGGTACCGAATTAGAGAATACGAAATTGAATATTAAGGCTAAATCAAGTACCAAATATTATATCAACcctatatgtatgtataaatttGAAACGATGTGGGGAAAGAGGACATTTTGGGtggagaaaaaaaagaataaaggaaCAGAAGCCTTGTGGTTAAAGACTATCTTCTTTTAGAGCCCAAAACACTGATGGAAGAAATTGTCAGTAAATTGTCTCATAGGACATTGTTTGAGGGACCCCTTTTACaatttcaatttctattatttttttcacCATTTTCCATGTATCTATTCACAGTTTCATCAACAAATTTTTGGGTGTAGCATAATAcatattaatgtatttttaaagagaaaatttggGTTTAAATATTGGAGATGATGGTGTTGGTGTCAATAATTACAAACTCCGAATGAATTAACCATTATGGGCATGcgaatgataaaaaaaatcaaaattgggaGAGATCGTTGTTTCTAAATTACTtccgaattttaaaaatatcaatatgATATAAATCAAGTCATTTTATCAGCTCAATGGTAACATTCGGTGAAGCGACTTTAAAATGACATTTTGTATTTGTGTCACGCTTTTTACTACTATTTATTACCGTTTGAGTTCTGTTATTAGTTTCTTTACTTTATGAAAGTTGTGAAtttaatttatactttaatttggtccgttttagtccatatacttttcaaattttaaaatttcaatccttaCCGAACGATAATTGTGaaattcattaaattttgttatttccaAAATCTAATGCAACAAAGATATCATTATATCATGTCAACTTATTATTTCTACATATTACTCATGAAAAATTCAGTTGATGGATTAATGACTTTCATTTGcgtcaaaactaaaatttcaaattttgaaaaaatctCGTATATGACTGATAATTGAATTTAACCGATCAGAGTTAACTACTATTTTTTCGAGTCAGgactaaactttaaaaattagaaaaattaatggTATTAAAGTATAAATAGTTTGCAAAAGAAAAGCGATTAAGGGAATTAAATTACAGAGAGTAATTACAGTAAAACGTAGGCTAAAATTGGAACCTCATAGAGAACTGTTGTTAGAATAAACAGTCTTCATCCACCGTTAAACATCATCGGACATCGATCAAATCGAACCAGATTTGCTTGAAAACCTTGATGATAATTTCATGGTATTCATCGGAATTGAGAGAAAGGTAACAAGCAAGCAAATCCTCCAAATCCTTAGATGCTCTAATATTATTCTCCATTATCATCTCCACCATTGATTCCCTAAAATCTCTTTGAGGATCGACCGACGATTTCACCACCGCAAAACTCTCCGATAAGCTCCTCCTCGAACTTGAACTCGAACTGTTCGACGAAATGCTTCGCCGAGCATGACCCTGAACTAATCTCCTATTCGCAATTTTCGGAGAATTCACTCTCAGCTTTACACCCGAAGGACTGTGACCGAATTTTTTTGTCTTGTTCTTGATGTCCTTCACCATGTCGTTGAATTTAGCCGGTTTCGTTACGATCGGAGGGAGTTCGAGCTCCGGTAAGAACTCGTCGATTTTCTTAACGTCCGCATCGGAGATTATATCGTCGTTGGCTTTGGAACTTGACCACACCAAGTTATCGAACGATTCTTGCGGTAAAGAACTGTCGTCGGAAGACgataaagaagatgaagaagaagctGAGTATTCCGGTGGAGAATCGGGTTTATTCTTGATAGTTTCACGGCAACTACAACCGGCGGAGACGGAAGAAGTAAGCACCTTTGACGGCGGTGACCGGAAATTCCTTCTGGGATTTCGTTTCTTGGTGGATTTTCTCAGTGGTTGATCAGGGGAAACATGAATTGGAACAAGCTCTCTAGTGAAATGATAGGATTTTCTGGGATTCAAATGGGGTTGTTCTTGTTTTGATGATGAGGGGCGGTGTTTTTTCTTTTCATGGTGTTTGGTTCTGTTCATGTCTTTGAGTTTGTAAAACCAGACATTGGGGAACATGTCTGATAACTTGAACCTGGAATTACCCATTGAAAATGGCAACTTTTGTATGAAGAAAAAGGGATTATTTTGAAGAAATATGAAAactttgatgatgatgatgatgaggaggaggaggaggagagaTATGGGGGGAAGTGATTGAAGAAGAAGGAGAGTAAGAAGGTGTATAAAAACAGGGAAAGTGtgattgaaaataaagaaaagaaaagtttggGGGTCCACAATGGAAGAAAAAATAGTTGGCATAAAGGGAAAATAAACATTGGTCCCAGGTGGTAACTAgctttttgctttttttaaaaaattttttattttttatttgcaagagttttttttcttatttcaataaatatttggttaaattctactattaatttGTGTAGTTTGCAAAAGTTAtggactaatttgtccattttttggtAAAAACCTCTCCAGTGTCTCTCAATTTCGAAATTGAGtaactaaggacaattaatcacgaCGTTTATTtcttccatcaattgtatataattttaattggcataataaaaaatttagctttcaatgtttaaatattttgttattttggtcttagttctaaaaaaattcaacaaatttagcctcaacatttacacagTTACACAAATGTTGcgagaaaattttattaaattaggatcaaattgcaGAATGTGTAAACTTTGAGAGCTATTATACCGACCAAAATCATGTACGATAGATAGAAAGCATCAATGTCGTGATTAATTGTCTTTTGTTGCTTATTTTTGAAATtcatagggattaaattgctctaATTTTTTAGAGGAACCAATTTGCTCAAATTCAAAATTGAGAAGGTCTGGAAGGGTCTTTTCCCCATTTTGTATTAAAAGCGGCAAAATATAATACAGAGaactccatgatacttttatccAATTAGCCTGGTTAAAAATTCGGGTCTAATTATGATTTtagtttttctaattttccaaaatttgaattttaattcctTAATAAAGGCTTCAATTTTTTTACATTGTCACCTTAGCAATAGagctaaaaatattttcaatttagacctaataataacattataaaaataagtaGACCAAATTATACCAAATAGAAGAATTTCCAATCGAGTCCTAGCTTAGATTAGCACCATTGTTGTTAAATTAGACAAGACGTCTTCCtacaatttaattagtttaaaggTAAAGGGTTTATGGATGGTTCagaaaaaatataaggactaacaCCATAATTAGACCTAAAATTTGAACTACTGCTACGTTTGTTTTGGTAGTACGGCTAAAATAGTGGTTTTGCATGGTTTTCCCCATAAGTTCCATCGACGTGGCTATCATGCAGGCCCTTGGATTGACCCCACAaacatttctcttttttttttctttgatttttttgccTACCATAGAAATTATCTATTAACACAATTTTATAAATTAGCTAtatttttttcagtaattttacaattagcttacaattttataatatttaaaaaagggGAAGGCCATGGtgaaacaaaattttttattttaagcatgtagagataaaattataaaattttagtgactttttaaaagggttaaaatttcaatttttttatttaatcaaaggttaaaaggattaaattgaagcttTTAATTTTTGAGAAGGGTAAAAGAATAATTTGCTCATTTGGCCAAGGGAGGCCAAGGCTTCGTGCCTTATGGGGTATAAATGAAATACCAGTGTTCAGGATACTCAAGTTTGATTCGAAAAAAATCAAACCAAGCTCGAGCTACCAATCGAACCAAATTTAAGTTTAGTAATACTTGACTTGAACAATTTCTGAGCCTTACTGAATCTTTcatggttttatattattaaattatgttattgctcttaatatatattattaaccttaaGCTTAATTATCGAGCTAAGCTGGAGCAAGAATTTGATTAGCTCAATTATTTCTTGAGTCGAGTTTCAgcttaaaaacatatatttagtTGAGTCCGAACCGAGTATCAAACTTTGAATTTTGAGTCGAGCTCGAGTTTAACAACATTCAAATTCGATTTGACTCAATTACACCCCTACCATAGCTATGCCCCTAGGGAAGGCTCTTAACCACCCTTGGTGCCTTCGACAGGTAAAGTAGACAATAAAACCTTGACTCAAAGGTAAGGTTGAGATCAGGTAACTTTCATGTTTAAGTTTTctctagatttttttttatttacttacttTCATATGAATGCAGCATCatgatttttagtttttgttttttgatacaatgcttagaactacccataaccccTCCTCAACCCTTAATtaagaggataatgtgcttcgGCACACTCGCCAACTGAGCTAAGACTTAATCGACAGTTTTCCCCAGATTTATTCTAATTAGTTAATGAGTGAGCTATACTTaaagtcgttaaattatttgtaaatttacgttttgatcatttaacttttaaaaaaaatttacaaaatagatactgaattatttgaaagattttaattaaatctatggactgttaaaattattgttgCATAGCCTTTTCTGTTCGTACTGCTTacaccaattgaaagctctcattcccttttttttttacaattcaaatttttttcatgaaacaactttgaatataAAAAATCTGTAAACTAAAATCCAAATAGTTTTCTTGTCATATACATTAACCCTCAAATcgacttaattttaaaatatattcttCTACAAATTGA contains the following coding sequences:
- the LOC107903617 gene encoding transcription repressor OFP1, whose protein sequence is MGNSRFKLSDMFPNVWFYKLKDMNRTKHHEKKKHRPSSSKQEQPHLNPRKSYHFTRELVPIHVSPDQPLRKSTKKRNPRRNFRSPPSKVLTSSVSAGCSCRETIKNKPDSPPEYSASSSSSLSSSDDSSLPQESFDNLVWSSSKANDDIISDADVKKIDEFLPELELPPIVTKPAKFNDMVKDIKNKTKKFGHSPSGVKLRVNSPKIANRRLVQGHARRSISSNSSSSSSRRSLSESFAVVKSSVDPQRDFRESMVEMIMENNIRASKDLEDLLACYLSLNSDEYHEIIIKVFKQIWFDLIDVR